The Candidatus Poribacteria bacterium genomic sequence CGGAAGGCTACGTCCACGGCACGCCTGGGATCTGGACGCAAGTCTCAAGCGGTTCTGATAAGGCAGACAACTTTGCAATTGTTACCGGATGCGACAGTTATCTCCGCGTTATCAATATTAACGACGGCACGCAGACACAACAGATAGATCTCGGGGCGTATGTCGGGGCGAGTCCTGCGATTTCACAAGACCGCGTCTATTGTGGCACGTATGGCACTGAAATATTGGGGGTTGCGTTAGATACTGGGGAGATTGCTTGGCGATATCGGCATCCAAAACGCAGATTTCCATTCTTCGCTTCCGCCGCTCTCACGGAAGACAGCGTTATCATCGGAGGACGCGATAAGATGGTGCATGCGCTCTCACAGGCGACGGGTGAGTCGCTATGGACGTATACCGCTAAATCCCGTATTGAGTCTTCTGCCGTCATCGTCGGGAGGCGCGCCTTTGTGGGGACAACCCGTGGGGTGTTTATCGCTTTAGATATTACGACGGGTGAATCGGTATGGGAATTCGCAACGGGTTCCTCTATCGTCGCCTCACCCAGTGTCTCCGAGGGTAGAATCTACATCGGGACTGAGGACGGGATCCTCTACTGCTTTGGGTCAACGTAGATTGGCACGGTTTGCCGTTTCGTGTTATAATATTGCGAACTTATTCAATCGTGAGTTTGACTAAAAACCAGAAGAAACGGACATAATATATCTATTATACGCCCACTCAGCAAAATCGTGAAGAGGTCGATGCCATTTAAGATTAAGGAGCACCCATAATGCCTGAAACAAAACCGGAACCTGCGACAGCAGGCATAGACTCAAAAGATACAACCGTAGGGAGCGTCTTCGTCTCCAACTACCCGCCGTATTCCGTATGGGGCGAGTCCGATGTGCCAGAAGTGGAACGCGCCCTCAGTGAACACCCGCGTCCAGAGGCCACGCTGGGGCTTTACCTTCATATCCCGTTCTGTCGCAAGCGGTGCAAATTCTGCTATTTCCGTGTTTATACCGATAAAAACAGCGCAGAAATCGACACGTATCTGAACGCTCTCGCGAAAGAGGTGGAACTTTACAGCGCACAACCCGCAATTGCTGACAGACCGCTGAAATTCGTCTATTTCGGTGGCGGGACCCCTTCCTATATCAGCGTCAAACACCTGACGGCTCTCGTTGATCGGGTAAAACGGGTAATGCCGTGGGATGCCGCTGAAGAGGTCGCTTTTGAATGTGAACCCGGCACCTTGACAGAAAAGAAAGTAGAGGCGATCAAAGGGATCGGTGTAACCCGATTGAGCCTCGGCGTTGAGAATCTGAACGACGAGATCCTCGCTGAAAACGGTAGGGCACATCTTACCAAAGAGGTGTATCGCATCGTCCCCTGGATAAAGCGTTTGGCGTTCGATCAGGTCAACATTGATCTCATCTCAGGTATGATAGGTGAAACGTGGGAGAGTTGGCGAGAAACCGTCAAAAAGACTATTGAACTTGACCCCGATAGTGTTACCGTCTATCAGCTGGAATTGCCGTTCAACACCGTTTACTCTAAAGACATCCTCGGCGGCGATACACTCCCGGTCGCAGACTGGAAACTGAAACGCGAATGGCATCAATACGCCTTTGAACAGTTTGAGCACGCCGGTTACAAACAATCCAGCGCGTATACAGTGCTAAAAAGAGATAAACACTGCCAGTTTGTCTATCGCGATGCCGTGTGGCAGGGGAGCGATATGATAGGCACAGGTGTAGCGTCCTTCTCGCACCTCAGCGGGATTCATTTCCAAAATGCACCTTCATGGAGCGACTACCTCAGTCACCTTGAAGAGGATAGAATTCCGGTCTACCGAGCACTGAAACCCACAGAATCGGAACGGTTGACGCGGGAGATGATCCTGCAACTCAAACTCGGCAAGATCAGACCTTCCTATTTCAAAGCGAAATTCGACGCGGACATCCTCGATACTTTTGCTGAACCCTTCGCGAAACTGCAAAACGACGGCATGTTACGTGTCAACGCCGCATCGGACGAAATTCAACTGACGCAACGCGGATTGCTCCAAGTGGATAGCCTGCTTCCGGCGTTCTATGCCCCCGAATACCAGAACACGCGATATACGTAATATATGGATACAAAAACGCAACTACACCGCCTCCGTGAGATGCTTGCTCCGGTGTTAGAAACAAACGCTTTCTACAAACAAAAACTCACCGAAGCTGGGATCACGCATCCAAACGATGTCCAATCTTTCACAGACTACCGGCAACTCCCATTTACCACCAAGGAAGAGCTCAGCACCGATCAAGTATCGCATCCCCCTTACGGCACGAATCTCACCTTTCCGTTGGAGCGATATACCTGTCTCCATCGCACCTCAGGCACAACGGGTTCACCCCTGCGCTGGTTAGATACAGCAGAATCGTGGGATTGGTGGGGAAAATGTTGGGGCGAAATCTATCGCGCTGCTGGCGTAACCGCAGCTGACCGACTCATGATCGCCTTTTCGTTCGGTCCCTTTATCGGTTTCTGGAGTGCATATCACGGTGCGCAGCAGTTGGGCGCGCTCACGATTCCAAATGGGGGTATGACCTCCGATCAGCGGATACGTGCGATTCTCAGCAACGATGTGACAGTCCTAATTGCTACACCGACGTATGCATTGCGGCTCGCTGAAGTCGCAGAACAGGATGGTATTAATCTATCTGAAGAATCCTCAATTCGGGTGACACTCCATGCGGGTGAACCGGGGGCGAGTCTACCTGCTACGAAACATCGGATTGAGAGCCGTTGGGGGGCGCGTGCCTACGATCATGCCGGGGCAACGGAAGTCGGTGCCTGGGGTGTTATGTGCGAACCGCAAGCGGGTGTCCATCTCAACGAAGATGAATTTATCTGTGAAGTCCTCGATCCAGAAACGGGAAACGCCGCAGATGAAGGCGAGTTAGTCATCACGAATTTAGGACGCGTTGGTATGCCCGTCATCCGTTATCGGACGGGAGACTACGTTAAGCTTAAACCAGCACTGTGCGAATGCGGTCGGGCGAGTCGTGTTCTTGACGGCGGTGTTATCGGACGATTAGACAAAGCCGTTATCATTCGCGGTCTGAACGTGTATCCTGCTACACTCGAAAACATTGTTCTCAAGTTTTCGGATGTCCGTGAGTTCGCGGGACGTGTCTATGGAACAGGAACACTCGACGAACTCGAAATCCAGATAGAATCTACACATCCAAATCCTGCTGAAACCGCTACTGCCGTCGCCGCTGCGATCCGAGACGAGTTAGGTTTGCGCGCTGTCGTGAAATCAGTCCCACTCGGAACGCTACCGAGATACGAGCTTAAATCAAACCGATTCACCGATGAACGGCTATAGAACACGCCGTCAACTATGTGTTGACGCGCCCTGCAATCTTAGGTTATAATTGTTGCAGGAAAATTCTCTTGGTAGATACGCGATGCAATCGCGTCTTGCCTCTTTCAGCAGAAATAATTTGATTGCTAAATGTGAGGAGAACGACGATGGTATATCCTGATAACACTTCTGAAGCCATTGCTGCTCGCGGCGAAGCACTTTATCAGCAAAACATACGTGACAAAGTTGAAACTACGCACAAAGGAAAGTTCTTGGCAATTGACATCAAAACAGGTGACTATTCGATTGCTGACGAAGATTTGGCAGCCACAGACAGTCTTCTTGCCAAATGCCCCGATGCAACTGTTTACGGCTTACGAATCGGATTTCCGGCTGCTTACCGGATCGGATTTAAGATTTCAGCACCAACGCAATGATTGTCGGAAGAATTACAAATAATCAAGAAGCCATTATTGAATTGGAAATTGTTGGCTTAAATCGGCGAGAGAAGATTGAAGTCGTCATTGATACAGGCTTTGATGGTTCCTTGACTCTGCCAGGTGATTTAATTAACCGTCTTGGTTTCCGACGAGCAGGTCGCCGATACGCAATTCTTGGCGATGGGAATACAGTAGCCCTTGAACTATATCGTGCGAAAGTGTTATGGCATGGCAAAGAACGCGAAGTTCCTGTTCTACGAACGGACGGTGGTCCCTTGGTCGGGATGGCATTGCTTGAGGGAAATCGTGTAATTTTAGACGTTGTGACAGATGGCGATGTCATGATTGAGGTTTTGTCCTAATAGGAGGCAACCTAAAATGGCAGATTATGAACTTAACGGCTTGTGCTAATTAACGCATTGTTTTTGTTATTTTCACAGATATTGATATTATCCCATAAACATACCGTCCCTACGGGACTCAAAACGGATGTTAATGCCGCATTTCTATAAACATATTGAAGAAATACCCAAGCAAATAAACCCTACGGGACTCAAATCATATCCATATATGAGAATTACGGACAAACCGTTATACGTATGTAAATCAATATAGGACTTACGCATATTGCTCTTTTGTAGCATAAACTTTTAGTGTGGGTTTCCACCTGAACACTGTGTTTTCCGAAAAATCTCATCTCACAGAACAGACGACAGTCAAAAGTGCGTAAGTCCTGAAATAAACATATCGTCCCTACGGGACTGAAAGGGGGTGTATGCCGTTTTTCTATAAACATATCGTCCCTACGGGACTCAAGAGGGGCACAACTCGTGAGAAACACATAAAAAAATGGCACTTCTGTGAAGTTGTGTTTTACAAACAGTTATTTAGCACAAGGCGTCAATTTACTGCTTTAGCAGCACAATCAGAACGGATATGAAATACAGCCCTAAATAAATGAATACATATCATACCTACGACACCATCGTTATCGGAGGTGGACCCGCGGGAAGCACTGTTGCAACACTCGTCGCGGAACAGGGGCATCGCGTCCTTCTCCTTGAACGGGAAGCCGAGCCGACATTCAAAATCGGGGAATCGCTGATTCCCGCTACCTACTGGACCTTCAAGCGACTCGGTATGCTCGAAAAACTACGGACGAGTCATTTTCCACAGAAATACAGCGTCCAGTTCTACTCACGCGCCGGTAAAGCCTCCACCCCCTTCTATTTCTTTCAAACCAACCCGCACGAAAGTGCTGTCACATGGCAGGTCTTGCGGAGTGAGTTCGACCAGATGCTCTTGGAGAATGCGGAAGAAAAAGGTGTAGAGGTCCATAGGGGAATCAGTGTGCGAGAAGTCCTCTTTGAAGGGGACACCGCAACCGGTGTTGTTACGCAGCGGACAGACGGCACCCGTGAAACCCTCCATGCCACTGTTATCGTGGATTCTACCGGACAGCGGTCCCTCATCGGAAGGCAACTGAACCTGAATACGATAGAACCGAACCTCAAAATGGCATCGCTCTTTACACACTATGAAGGCGGACACAGAGACGAAGGCATCGACGAGGGCGCGACGCTCATCCTACACACCGAAGAGAAGGATTCTTGGTTCTGGTCGATCCCACTCCCTTACAACCGCACGAGTATTGGGGTTGTGGGCGAGTTGGACTATCTCCTTCAGGGTCGAAGGAATGCCGACGGCAAACTCAATGCCCAAAAAATCTTCACCGAAGAACTCGCGAAGTGTGCGCCATTGCAACAACGGCTCGAAGGCGCGAAGCAACTCCTCCCCATTCAAACCACAAAAGATTTCTCCTACCGTGCGAGTCGTATTGCGGGCAACAACTGGGTGCTCGTAGGCGACGCATTCGGATTCTTGGATCCCGTCTACTCAACAGGGCTGTTTCTTGCACTCAAATCTGGTGAGATGGCAGCGGATGTTATCATCGAAGCGTTCCGTAAGAACGACTTCTCCGGAACGCAACTTGGAAGTTTTGGACCCGAATTTGTAAAGGGGATGGAGGCATTTCGGAAACTCGTCTACGCTTTTTATACGAAGGAATTTAGTTTTGCACGATTCCTCTCAGAATACCCAGAGCATCAGGGCGGCATTGTTGACATTTTGAGTGGAGACGTGTTTAGAAAAGATGTAACGCACATCTTCCCAGCAATGGCGGAAATGTGTCCATTTCCACCCGAAGTGCCGCTCAATTGATATGGATGAGAGCACTTTGTCAGCCCGAAATAACCATAACCTATAGGAGCTCCTCATGAAATCAATCCTGTCCTATCTATCGATTCTCTGCGTTATACTTGCCATCGGGTGCGACAACACCGCAAAACAAAACACTGCCCAAAATGAAAAGGGCAATACTCCCGCCGAGTTGGTGAACGATACTTCTACGAAACGCCGCTATATCAGTATCGGCACTGCCCCTGCGGGTGGCGCGTTCTTCGTCGTCGGTTCGGCAATTGCCGAGGTCGTTGACGGTAACGTTTCCGAGGCGAACTGGGAAGTGACCGCAGAAGCCACGAAAGGCACACAGGAAAACATCCGACGCATCGTGAACGGTGAATTGGAATTCGCGCTCGCCAATGCCGCAATTTCCTATTTTGCCGTGCGCGGCGAAGGGGCCTGGGCAACCGAACACACCATCCAAACCGTCATGACGCTTGCTCCCAATGTTGGACTGTTCCTTACACCACAGTCCTCTGATGTCCGTAGTATCCGAGACTTCACCGGTAAACGGATTGTCGTTGGACCCGCAGGAGCAGGCTTCGAGTACTTCCTTAAACCGATACTGGCGGCACACGGTATCACCTACGAGGATTTCACACCCATTAATAGCACTTATATCGGGGCGGTAGATTTGTTAGCGGACGGTTCTGCTGCCGCTGCATTCGTCGGGGGTGCGGTCCCAACGCCAGCTGCTACACAAGCCAGCACGTCTCAAGACATCTTCTTCATTCCATTCGACGATGCCGCGAAACAGTCCCTCTTTGCAGATTATCCTTTCTTTAATGCAATAACTATCCCTGCCAATACCTATAAAGGACAGACGGAGCCGTTCGCGAGTATGAATGTGGGCGCGATGCACCTCATCACCGCTGAAAACGCAGATGAAAACATCGTCTATGAGTTCACGAAGACCTTGTATACATACCGGGCGGAAGTCGTGAAACGGCACGGTGCCGGCAAAGCCATTAATCCGAAAAACGTCGTCAAAGATACAGGCACGTCTTTTCACCCGGGTGCCGTCCGTTTCTACCGCGAAATCGGCATTTGGAACGAATAGAAACACCATCTTTCACTTGTTGCGATTTTTTACCAAATCATGCACCCTTTTCGTCTCCAAACCGCGTCATTAACAATAAGAAAATAGAAATGTGCAACCTTTACATTCAGGTACCTCAGTCATAGCATCCCCCAAATTACTTAACATAAGTTAAAAAAGTGCTTGACTTTAACGCGTTTTTTTAGTAAAATTGTAAAAATGCTTGTAAGGAGAACCGGAAATGGAATTAACCTTTGAAAAACATGATCTCTTGAATTCTCTGCAAGTGCTACAAGGCGTAGCGAGTGGACGCACAACCCTACCGATTCTTTCAAACGTTCTTATCCAAGCCGCAGATGGAAAAATTGAATGTATCGCCACAGATTTGGAGGTCGGTATTAAGATCAAGGTGGAAGGTGCCATTCAAGAAGACGGGGCTATTACTGTCTCTGCGAAAAAGTTGGCAGACATCGTCAAAGAATTACCGGTAGACAAACCGATCCACTTCGCAACGACGGCAAATGACCGAGTTGAACTCACTTGTGGGAACGGTGTTTATAAAATTATTGGACTTCCAGACGAAGAATTCCCACAATTGCCTGCTGTTGACGGAGATTCACTAACAATTGATGGCGATGTTCTGCGGGATCTACTTTACAAGACCGAATTTGCCGCCGCAACGGAGGATGTTCGCTATTTCCTAAATGGACTCTATTTTAATTTCCTGCCCGATAAAACGGAAGTCGTTGCCACCGATATGAGATGGCTCGCACTTGCACGCTGTGAACGGCTCACGTCAGAGGATGTAAAAGGGTTCATCATCCCACTCAAAGCCGTTAAAGAGATCGCTCGCACTTTCACTGAATCTGGCACAGTGCAGATCTCAATTTTTGAAAATCAGATTCTCTTCGCTGATGAGAATGCGACCTTAACGACACGACTCGTAGAGGGCGATTACCCACCATACCAGAAAATCATCCCTGAAGCTGCGGAAGGCAGAGTGGTCGTCTCTAAAGAACAGATGCTGCATGCAGCACGGCGCGTTGCGTTGCTATCGGATCCGAAGAACTATGCGATTGCTTTGGAAATTGATACTGAGCAGCTCCAGATTTCAGCAAAGACTCCGGAATTAGGAGAGGCATACGAGCCTATTCTTGTGGAGTCTGGCACAGGACGCATACGGATTGGTATCGATGCGCGTTTGTTGATAGAGACTTTGGGACACGTTGAAACGGAGTCCATGGCAATAGAGTTTAAAAGCGAAGTGGAGCCTATCGTCTTTAAACCGGTCGGTGCGGAAAGTCACATCTGTCTTGTAATGCCGATGCGTTTGGAATCGTAGAGACAAATTTCGTATGCCATGTCCAGAGCGGTTAGAAACCGCTCCTACCGGGCCTGTGCCTCTAAAGTCCAGCGCAAAAATGAAAAACCAAATGGGCCTGTAAAAAAACTTGACAACCCCTCCGTTTAATGGTATTATTATATACCTGATGCCGAGATAGCTCAGTCGGTAGAGCAGAGGACTGAAAATCCTTGTGTCGGCAGTTCGATTCTGCCTCTCGGCACTTTCTTTCCAACCGTAATAGTGTGCTAAGCCGGTGTAGCTCAGTGGAAGAGCAACTGATTCGTAATCAGTAGGTCGGAGGTTCAAATCCTCTCATCGGCTTTCTGTTTCAGCGGCGACATCTTCTTCAAGGGATTTGATATTTGCCAAGACAGTCGGGTGCGGTTCGATTTTATACACTGTGCGGTACACTTCTAAAGCCGCTGCTTTATCCCCAAGGAAACTTGCATAAATTTCACCCATCCGTTCCCACGCCCGAACCTCCTCGGGATCAAGATCGACAATCCGTTCATAGACTTGCAGCGCATCCACATACTGACGTGTTTCTATATCCTCTCGCTCAAGCGCAGATGCACGGGAAAAAAGCAGGCGAACGAGATCGTCAACAACCTCGTTCATTTCAGGCATCTTTTCATGCGCCTGCTCCAAGAGGGCAATCGATGCCGATTCCAGGCGTGTAACCTCAGCCAAATCCTCTTCGGTGAATTCCCTATCAAGGAACTGATAGCTCTGTAGCATTCTGGCATACGTTCTCGATAACTGGAGGCGAGCAAGGATACCGATAGGTGCTTTTTCAGAGGGGATGTTTAAAAGCTCTGGATCGTTTTCAATTGCTTTCGTGTAGTACTTAGCAGCTTGTTCAAACTGCTTACTTCCCTGATAGAGAACGCCGAGGAGATAGTGTGCTTCAGCATTGTTTGGAGCACTCTCGAGCACAGCAAGGAATTCTTGGGTAGCTTCCGCAAGCAAGCCTTCATCACGAAACAGTTTACCGCGTAAGAGACGGACACCCGCATGTTCAGGCTGAATGCGCGATGCATATTCTAAACGTGCCTTCGCATCTTTCAACCAATTACTCTGTGAATAGATCTCCGCAATGCGGAGATTGGCGTGCAAACGAACTTCCGCCCTCGTCTGTGAGATGCCGTTTATGGGAATCTCACGGACTGTATCCTGCGTTTCCAAGGCTTGTAAGGCTTGCCAATAGTAAAGGGCAGCATCGGCAAGATCCTGTTTCTTATAGAGGGTATCTGCTTGCTGAATAAAAGCACCTACCTGTGACAATGGTGGCGATTCGGATTCCGCAGTCCCACGCCGAATATAAAAAAACGCAAGTCCAACAAAACCGATGACTGCCACCACTTCCGCGTAAAAAAGCCAACTCCGCAAGGAGACTAAGGATTTTACATTAAAGGGCATATTTCCTCCTCTGTTCCGCCCTGACGTATAAGGTAATAGGATGATTACTTCGGTAAACGCTCAAAACGACGCGCTACAGGGGACGTTTTTCAATGTCCTCAAGGATGTCAAGCATCTCCTCCGGTCCAACAAATCCGGTGAATCGCTTGAGAAGGGTCCCGTTAGCATCCATGAAAATGACGACAGGTAATCCGGGAATCTGATATTTCTCGGTGAGTGCCTGCGTCGTTTCGGAGCTTCGGGTGAAATCGAGTTTAACATTTACATAATCATCGAGTTTCGCAGCGACCGCGGGATCGGCATAAGTCTTATGATCGAGTTCTTTACACGCGGCACACCAAGAGGCATAAAAATCAAGCATTACGAGTTTGTCTTCGCGCGTGGCGATTTCAAATCCTTCGGCTTCGTCGTAAACCCAATCCAAGTGGGGGCCGGCAGGCTGTTGGATACCTCCAACAAACATATAGGCACCGAATACCGCCAGCAAAAGACCACACGCCTTTTGGAATTGCATCCGTGGAGAGATACCGCTGAAACGTTGGGTTAACTTACCTAGCCACACGCCAATGAGCACGAAACCACCGGCAATAGCGAAAAATGGTAGTGAGTTCTGTAGAAAATCCTGCAATGGTGGAAATACATCTTTGAGAAAGTAGAGTGCCATCGTAATAATGGCAATGCCGAAGACGTTTTCCAAAACATACATCCATCCACCGGAACGTGGGAGTGCGGAAAGCGATCCAGAGAACGTCCCGATACCGATAAAGAGGAGTCCCATGCCGAGGGCATAAGTAAACATGAGCCAGAATCCGAGGAAGAGACTTCCCGTGGTTGCGATATAGGTTAGCACGACTGCCAACGCCGGTCCTGTGCAAGGTGCAGCGATCACCCCTGCGACTGTCCCCATAGCGAACGCGCCTGCAAACCCGGCACCCCCGACGGTGTTAAGGCGGTTCTGCACAGTGTATGGCAACCGAATCTCAAAAACACCGAACATAGACAAGCCCAAGGTTACAAGAATGAGGCTAATGAAACCGACGACCCACGGGTTTGCCATTATCTGTCCAAAAACCGCTCCTGTCGATGCGACCGCTACGCCTAAAATTGAATAGGTCACAACAATCCCGAGCACATACACAACAGAAAGCAGAAACGATTTGAATAAGCCAGCAGACTCATTGGCACCGAAGATGGAAACGGTGATCGGTATGAGTGGATAAACACAAGGGGTCAAACTGGTCAAAATTCCGCCCGCAAATACAAGTATTAAGGCAAGCCAGACCTGTCCCCCAGAGAGTGCACGGGCGAGACCTCCTGCGTTATCACTCGGCGGGGCACCGAATTCGACATTGGCGAAAATCGCCTCATTCGTCCGCTGAATGGGGTCCTCAATGCCAACGACTTCAATAGGGACGGCAAAGGTGAGAACTTCGGGTAATAGACACTGCTCATCGTTACACGCCTGATATCTGAGTTCCATATCCAGCATAATAGGGGCAATTGGAGCGGTCTGATTTAAATCGGCTTGGATACCGATAGTAATCGTGTCGTGATAGACCGGGGCTTCTCCTATTGAACCGAGTGCCAATACCTCCCCCTTGGGATATACGGCTTCACCGAAAGTAAGATGTGGTGTATCGGGGAAAATGACCTCGGTGGCGATCAATCCTTCACCCGCTGGAGTGGCGTTCACATGCCATCCTTGGGCAATTTCAACGACAACAGCAATTTGGAATTGGCTGCCCGGTTGAACCTTGTCAAGCGAGAGGTACCCCTTTACTGAGAGTTTTTCAACAGGGGGAGGGGCACCAAATCCGAAATCTGCAAGCTGCGCTTGAACAGGAGCAGAAGTTACCATTATGACAAGCACTAACAGTCCACAGCGTAAATATTTATCAAGTCTGATGGTTTCTAACATCGGTTCATTCTCCTCAGCGGAAGTACGCCATCGCGTGGCTCCCGAAATTACCTCGGCTCCAGCACAACGCAAGGCAGAATCATCTCCTCAAGTGAGACACCACCGTGTTGGAAACTGCCTTGAAATATCTCTTTATAGACATCGAAGCGTCTTGCATAAACTAAGTAGTAGTCCTCTTTTGCGAGGACATAACTCTTTCGGGCTTCTTCACCAGGTAAGCGATACGCCCCTGGTTCCTTTATGACCCATCCGGCTTCCGGTGCACATGAGATGTTTTTCCCTTCTTTAAACCGAAGTCCGGTTGTGAGTCCCGCTTGACTTGACACCTTCGCTGCATTTTGACAAAGGACGGAACCGTGGTCAGACGTTAAGACGACCGTCATACCGCGTTCAGCCGCAACTCTGAATATTCTATAAAGATGTGAATGCTGAAACCATGCGTGCGCCAGCGTCCGAAACGCTGCTTCATCTGGGACCAGCTGCTGTAGTAAACCCATCTCGTGTCGTGTATGTGTCAGCATATCAAGGAAGTCAACAACAAGTGCCGTCAA encodes the following:
- a CDS encoding phenylacetate--CoA ligase, producing the protein MDTKTQLHRLREMLAPVLETNAFYKQKLTEAGITHPNDVQSFTDYRQLPFTTKEELSTDQVSHPPYGTNLTFPLERYTCLHRTSGTTGSPLRWLDTAESWDWWGKCWGEIYRAAGVTAADRLMIAFSFGPFIGFWSAYHGAQQLGALTIPNGGMTSDQRIRAILSNDVTVLIATPTYALRLAEVAEQDGINLSEESSIRVTLHAGEPGASLPATKHRIESRWGARAYDHAGATEVGAWGVMCEPQAGVHLNEDEFICEVLDPETGNAADEGELVITNLGRVGMPVIRYRTGDYVKLKPALCECGRASRVLDGGVIGRLDKAVIIRGLNVYPATLENIVLKFSDVREFAGRVYGTGTLDELEIQIESTHPNPAETATAVAAAIRDELGLRAVVKSVPLGTLPRYELKSNRFTDERL
- a CDS encoding clan AA aspartic protease — its product is MIVGRITNNQEAIIELEIVGLNRREKIEVVIDTGFDGSLTLPGDLINRLGFRRAGRRYAILGDGNTVALELYRAKVLWHGKEREVPVLRTDGGPLVGMALLEGNRVILDVVTDGDVMIEVLS
- a CDS encoding TAXI family TRAP transporter solute-binding subunit encodes the protein MKSILSYLSILCVILAIGCDNTAKQNTAQNEKGNTPAELVNDTSTKRRYISIGTAPAGGAFFVVGSAIAEVVDGNVSEANWEVTAEATKGTQENIRRIVNGELEFALANAAISYFAVRGEGAWATEHTIQTVMTLAPNVGLFLTPQSSDVRSIRDFTGKRIVVGPAGAGFEYFLKPILAAHGITYEDFTPINSTYIGAVDLLADGSAAAAFVGGAVPTPAATQASTSQDIFFIPFDDAAKQSLFADYPFFNAITIPANTYKGQTEPFASMNVGAMHLITAENADENIVYEFTKTLYTYRAEVVKRHGAGKAINPKNVVKDTGTSFHPGAVRFYREIGIWNE
- a CDS encoding coproporphyrinogen III oxidase family protein — encoded protein: MPETKPEPATAGIDSKDTTVGSVFVSNYPPYSVWGESDVPEVERALSEHPRPEATLGLYLHIPFCRKRCKFCYFRVYTDKNSAEIDTYLNALAKEVELYSAQPAIADRPLKFVYFGGGTPSYISVKHLTALVDRVKRVMPWDAAEEVAFECEPGTLTEKKVEAIKGIGVTRLSLGVENLNDEILAENGRAHLTKEVYRIVPWIKRLAFDQVNIDLISGMIGETWESWRETVKKTIELDPDSVTVYQLELPFNTVYSKDILGGDTLPVADWKLKREWHQYAFEQFEHAGYKQSSAYTVLKRDKHCQFVYRDAVWQGSDMIGTGVASFSHLSGIHFQNAPSWSDYLSHLEEDRIPVYRALKPTESERLTREMILQLKLGKIRPSYFKAKFDADILDTFAEPFAKLQNDGMLRVNAASDEIQLTQRGLLQVDSLLPAFYAPEYQNTRYT
- the dnaN gene encoding DNA polymerase III subunit beta; translation: MELTFEKHDLLNSLQVLQGVASGRTTLPILSNVLIQAADGKIECIATDLEVGIKIKVEGAIQEDGAITVSAKKLADIVKELPVDKPIHFATTANDRVELTCGNGVYKIIGLPDEEFPQLPAVDGDSLTIDGDVLRDLLYKTEFAAATEDVRYFLNGLYFNFLPDKTEVVATDMRWLALARCERLTSEDVKGFIIPLKAVKEIARTFTESGTVQISIFENQILFADENATLTTRLVEGDYPPYQKIIPEAAEGRVVVSKEQMLHAARRVALLSDPKNYAIALEIDTEQLQISAKTPELGEAYEPILVESGTGRIRIGIDARLLIETLGHVETESMAIEFKSEVEPIVFKPVGAESHICLVMPMRLES
- a CDS encoding tetratricopeptide repeat protein gives rise to the protein MPFNVKSLVSLRSWLFYAEVVAVIGFVGLAFFYIRRGTAESESPPLSQVGAFIQQADTLYKKQDLADAALYYWQALQALETQDTVREIPINGISQTRAEVRLHANLRIAEIYSQSNWLKDAKARLEYASRIQPEHAGVRLLRGKLFRDEGLLAEATQEFLAVLESAPNNAEAHYLLGVLYQGSKQFEQAAKYYTKAIENDPELLNIPSEKAPIGILARLQLSRTYARMLQSYQFLDREFTEEDLAEVTRLESASIALLEQAHEKMPEMNEVVDDLVRLLFSRASALEREDIETRQYVDALQVYERIVDLDPEEVRAWERMGEIYASFLGDKAAALEVYRTVYKIEPHPTVLANIKSLEEDVAAETESR
- a CDS encoding PQQ-binding-like beta-propeller repeat protein; its protein translation is MNRFIKTQMDNRNRTYLKKSKATAQRRVPAILLIFLLLFTSHVSFGDWASFRGNPQLTGLADSQLPENPQLLWTFQAGDMIESTAAVVDGIVYVGALNGTLYAIDAQTGEQKWTHQVEGAIKASPSVHNDVVYFGDGDGVFHAVDINTQETQWQFTTEGEIISSANVVGDRVLFGSYDGFLYCLNRGSGELVWKLETEGYVHGTPGIWTQVSSGSDKADNFAIVTGCDSYLRVININDGTQTQQIDLGAYVGASPAISQDRVYCGTYGTEILGVALDTGEIAWRYRHPKRRFPFFASAALTEDSVIIGGRDKMVHALSQATGESLWTYTAKSRIESSAVIVGRRAFVGTTRGVFIALDITTGESVWEFATGSSIVASPSVSEGRIYIGTEDGILYCFGST
- a CDS encoding NAD(P)/FAD-dependent oxidoreductase, producing MNTYHTYDTIVIGGGPAGSTVATLVAEQGHRVLLLEREAEPTFKIGESLIPATYWTFKRLGMLEKLRTSHFPQKYSVQFYSRAGKASTPFYFFQTNPHESAVTWQVLRSEFDQMLLENAEEKGVEVHRGISVREVLFEGDTATGVVTQRTDGTRETLHATVIVDSTGQRSLIGRQLNLNTIEPNLKMASLFTHYEGGHRDEGIDEGATLILHTEEKDSWFWSIPLPYNRTSIGVVGELDYLLQGRRNADGKLNAQKIFTEELAKCAPLQQRLEGAKQLLPIQTTKDFSYRASRIAGNNWVLVGDAFGFLDPVYSTGLFLALKSGEMAADVIIEAFRKNDFSGTQLGSFGPEFVKGMEAFRKLVYAFYTKEFSFARFLSEYPEHQGGIVDILSGDVFRKDVTHIFPAMAEMCPFPPEVPLN